In Osmerus mordax isolate fOsmMor3 chromosome 16, fOsmMor3.pri, whole genome shotgun sequence, the genomic stretch ACGGCAACCAGCCTCCCCTGTCGTCCTCCCCCAGGAACCAGGGCAGAGGCTCCCGTACCCTGACCTTCCGCTCCAGACGCCCGCAGCAGCACCAAGGCCCCCCAGAGGAAGAGCACCACCCCAACTCCTACTCCCAGTCCCCTGGTACAGAAGGCTCTAAACGCCCGCCCGCCCAGGGTAGGAGTCGCGCCCGGTCCTTCTCTTCTGAGCCCCAtgagggccggggccggggttACCGTGGCGCCAGGAGGAGGGGCCTCTCTGAGACCGAAGGCAGGCCTAGAAGGGACAAGTATGACACACCTCTCAGGGAATGGGAGAAATGTTTGATTTGGGTTTTTTAGTTcattttgtattgtattttgtttttgtatgcatttttatattatGTTTTTGCATTTTTTTGGTTTGGTCCCTGTTTAGTTTGTGCTAACTTGTGTGGATTTTGATTTCTGCTGTTTAGTTTCCTTAAAGTGTCTTGTCACCACACCAGTGTGAAAGTTCCTCAAAATTCCTAATGTCGAATATAGTTGATGTGACATGATGGGCGGCCCTCGTTCTGTGAAAGGGGTGGAGACCTCAAGTCCTGTAAAGAGAGTCCGTAGTGGCGCTGACCACACCATTGTTCTCCTTAATCCAGAGTTAGCAAAGCAGGCAGTTTTGTTGCATTGAACAGAGGAATGCTTGAATGGCAGTCTGCTGGAGTGACATGACTGTCCGTGGTCTCGGTTATTCAAAGCGACGTGACATTTCTGTTATATTTAGTGTGAGTTTAACCTCAAGTGTACTAAGCCAACTGTATTATTGTTTTCTTATCGTTGACATTAAAGCTTGGTTCATggctgtttagtttttttttaaacttggtGGCCTTTAACCTCCTGTAAATTGTTTTGCATTCTGTCTGCATGGTGTTTCCATCATCCTTGCTACATTTGGTTTGTCAGTGGTATGCTGGACTAGTGCATTCAGAATTTCACTAGCAATGTCCTTGTACAATCTGTCTGACCGTTTCATTAGAAATCGTTTCACAAACACGTGATCAATGAAAGTGACCACTGTCTTCCCTTGGTCCCTGTCAGCATCAACATGAGTGGACtgcagtgccttgcccaggagAACATCTGGTTCGACAAGCCCCACTATGATGAGGCGGAGAAACGCTTCTACGAGGGGGCCAACGGACCTTCACACCAGCAGGTATTCTACTCTTTCCTACTGTATATACAAGTGTTCTACCCTCCCCTACTGCACAGTATATACAGGTATTATATCCTGTAATAGACAAAGGGGATCCACTGGGAATAGTCTATTAGAGAGaccctgtcaacacacacacattgtattgTGTAAAAGTCAAGGTTTTTACACGTATGCTATCCCAAACATTTTTGGCCCATATTTTCTGTATTTGTACTGCATTATAAAagcgttttttttattattttaaaaacaaatatgtgcctaagacttttgcacagtactatGCTAGACTCTATTCCTCAGTTTGAACACAGCGTAGGGGATCACAAGGGTGTCCTGCTTCagccagaccagacagagttcaCCTTCCCCTGTGTGCCTCCATGTCACCTAGCTCACGGGCCTGCATGACAGGGTCAAGTGCCAGGTTTCGTCCAGCTAATGTGACCGTGGCGTCAGCTGCATGGCACAGCTGCCTGTCACTCACGGCTCTGCCGCCGCGAGGTCTGTTACATCACGGCCTCTGTACAGCGCCGCCTCCCAGAAGCGGGCCGTGAGAGTTAAGCCACTCAACTTTTAAAAGTAGCTCAGCTGATGAGCGGCGGTCAAGTGGCATGGCAGCTGTCCTCCTGTTCAGAACTGGGGCGGAGGCTTGAGCACATTCtgttgccctccctccctcccacttccAGATATACTGGTGTCTACCCAGGCTTTCCAGCACGCGTCTTAGTAAACCACATGAAAACGTTTAATTTGTTGTTCCCCATGCTCGTTCACATTGCTTGCGTAtactttgcgtgtgtgtgtgtgtctgggtagcctgtgtgtgtgtttcaggaccgTCCTTGGATCAATTCAGTCAATTGAGAGGTGATTCCACGCAACGGGTTACTTTCTGAATTGACGGAATTGAATCCGAtgtcacccctctccctgtctgtgtgtccacctGCCTGCTTCTGTTTGACCTGCCTTCctcaccacccacccccacctgtcCTGCTTCCTCCCCCGTTGCCGTGCCTCCCCCCCGTCCCTCAGGAGACGGAGGCTAGTGCCATCCTGCAGGAAATTGCTAAAGCCCGCCAGAATATCCAGCAGTCCCTAGACGGAGTGAGTACTGTACCATGAACATTCCAGTCAGCCAGTACTGTCCTCTCGAATGCCCTCGATCCAGCCTAAAATGGGAGGATAACAGAAATAATAATGGTATAAAAATGGACTAGCCACCTAATATCCTCTGTCAGGGCCAGTAGTaaccaaaaaacatctaatgtTGTATTTGATGGTCCCCTGTACCATGATGTCCGTAACTTGAGGTCTACTTACCCACTTAATGAGTACAATCGGATGATAACGTCAACATATTTGAAGGTACTGCGATGTCAAACTATCACCCTGCTGCTCATTGCTTGCCTCTTGGCTCTGCTTGCTTGTCTCACTGTGATTTATCTTAATCAAAGGggtcatgtgtttgtttgtttgtgtgtgtctctttcctGCTAACCTTTTCTTGTCTGCGTACGCTAAATGTACCCTGCTGTTTGTCTTTGCGGGATATACTCTATGTATGTGCCTTCAAGTATATGCATACAATatacatttctctctttctgtctttccattCTTTATCCCCCTGCCCTTTGACCTTTTCCGGTGatgatggatgaatgaatgggtgtatgaatgaatgggtgaatgaatgaatgggtGTAGGTGAAGACAGCCCTGCAGTTGGGCAGAGAGCGCCCACAGAAACGCCGGCACaggaacgtaagttcccagcgtGTTGGGAACCCACAAGCATGTGTGGGCCTGGACCCTGCCCACGTTTTGGGTGTGCTCTGCTCAGTGATGTGGCACCCTCCAgatttcactttctctccctgtgcATTTGTGTCTGGTGGTTTTTCAGTGTGTTTGATTTAATGGAAAGACTGCTTACGAGCTAGCCTGCATGCTGGCTGGTTCTTTGTTGACaggcattttttattttaatttctcTCTCTGGAATCCAATCATTTGGGCATCGTTTGATTGGAGTGTTGTGTTGTACTAATTTTATTATTTGGTTTAGACGAGAGAGGCTGTGTCCAGAACAGCTTTGTGGTGTTTCCACACCAGAGCATGGTTTTGGTGTGTCATGGCCAGGCTCTCGTGTCGTTGTGTATTTAAGCCTCTAATCTGGAACTTAATGCATATGATCTCCCTTTGGTGATGTACTATTTTGAGTTGTTGATCTCCTGGCATGGCTTTGGCATGGACGTCCCCTCCCTGTCATGGTGACAGGGATCTGAAACAGCAGTCTctcacccagctgtgtgtgtttgtgtgcagtctTCCTCCCATGCCGGAGGTGACCAGGAGCTGGTGTCTCGCATGAAGAGCCTGGAACTGGAGAACCAGGGCCTGCACAAAGGTAGGCTGTGGGAAGCAACACCTTGAACCATCTGGGAAGTCTTACACAATATGCCTTCCTGGTTGGATTTGTGTTGCTATTGGACTGTGCCGTTTCCAGCGCTTCTTCTGTTTGTaattctcgtgtgtgtgtgtgtgtgtgtgtgtgtgtgtgtttcagtggttGGTGATTTGAGGGCAGCCCTATCCAAGCTGGAGTCCAGAGTGTCATCCCTGGAGAAGACTCCCAaatcagcagcagcagtagtCCCCTGTGCCAAGGttaggcacagacacacacagactataccagtggttcccaaccctggtcctcagggaatgcctgtcctgcatgttttagatgtgtcCCTGCTCCAAAACAgcttattcaaatgaatgggtcgctATCGAGCTCTGCAGaggcctgcttatgaccattcatttgaatcagctgtgttggagcagggaaacatttaaaacatgcaggataggtgttccctgaggaccagggttgggaaccactgcccTATACAACCAAGGCCCTCGGAAGGGAATATAACGCCTCCACTGACAAGCAACGTGTTGGGAGTCTGTCCATGGGAGTTAGCCTTGAAAGCATCACACTCCTCCAGCTGCAGCAGTTCcttgacccccctccctccctcaggcgGCCCCCGTCCAGCAGGTGAAGGCGGCGCAGAACGGAGACGAGGATGATGACATGGACCTGTTCGGCagcgacgaggaggaggatgcgGAGGCAGAGCGcgtcagggaggagaggctggcggCTTACGCAGCCAAGAAGTCCAAGAAGCCCGCCCTCATCGCCAAGTCCTCCATCCTGCTGGACGTCAAACcggtcagctcctcctccctggtcacCTATGACCTCATCCACACTTTTTTATCAACAATCATCCATTTAACTGTCCATATTACTACTGTCCATTTCTTCTGCTTCTCTGTCTAAGGTTATTTGTAATCTGGATTGGGTGATCACCATCCTTCTTTcttattctttgtttgttttgtactCCCAGTGGGATGACGAGACAGACATGGCGAAGCTGGAGGAGTGCGTGCGCACGGTTCAGATGGACGGCCTGCTGTGGGGCCAGTCCAAGCTGGTGCCCGTGGGCTACGGCATCAAGAAGCTGCAGATCTCCTGCGTGGTGGAGGACGACAAGGTGGGCACAGacatgctggaggaggagatcacCCAGTTTGAAGACTACGTAAGTACACTGCTCCCAGGACATCCACCTATGTCGTTCCCAGGTCAGAGACCGATGCCTGAATTCACACTTCATCAACAACAATTGTTTTAATATGACAAATGACACAAACCTATTTGGTCAATTAATATTGCATATGCTCTAACATGCATGCTTATACATACAACTCCTAACATATACAGCACTTGAAATAGTCCATAAGTGAAAGATGTATACTGATGTCCGGTTTTTGTTTGGTTTCAGGTCCAGAGTGTTGACATTGCTGCATTTAACAAGATCTAAGTCTCATCAGAAATGTTACTGTTGCTCTCGGCTTGTTCGGTTATCAATAAAATGTTGAGCTTTAAGTACAAACATGTCTCTTCCTTCATTAATTTAGAGGGCAAAGATGTACATTATTAAACTGAAGGTGAATTCCGACATCTCACATGAACACAATGTAACTTAAGttcaaataaacatttaaaatttGGATTTGAACCCAGCATGTCTGAAAGAGCATGCACACTAACCCAGTGAGCTAACAGGGGAGCCCTGCTTTCTTCTGGTTTTATGACACCCCAACTCTGCAGGTTGTTACATCTAGATATttcaatgtcaaatgtaaatgttgagtGGAGATTGTTATGATCCCTGATAGCTCAGGGGTTAAGGATGTGGGCTACTATGTGGGGGATCTGGTGTTCAAATCTGGCTGAAGGATATTCTTACAGCTAAATGTTTTGCTCTTCGacttataaataaaactgataAAACGTACATTTATTTTTAGACTCTTGGTTGAGCCTTTCCTGGTGggacagttgggagaggggatctggacaGTCGGGGAGTGCGCTGTGGTTACAGGGATCTGGGCCCACGGATGTGTTTGGCACTACGCTCTGTGCTGAATTTGAACCCAGGTCGTTGTGGTTTAGGCCCTTGTTTTCAACCCACTACACCATGGGGTTCCCCTTCTATATAACTCTATATACTatcattttttcccccaccccaagTGCTTAGTGCTGAATGAAATGAAATTaggttactaatgtgattgctttatctgtaaattaaattaatgctttttcaatgacttaattcattgaaataaaaatattttttctgaacttctttgatttgaatattttttggtaATGCATCGTGTAagtcttaaatttcaatctttatggtcttaatgtcttaaaaatgtcttaaatttgacttactgaaacctgcaggaaCCCTGTACATAGAAAAAGTACATTAAAATCCATAAAATTGTATCTCTACAAAGTACACCGTTAAATCATTCGTTTCATGACCAAACAACACGTTTGTGAGGAGAGCCTAGTTTCAAGGTGGACCCCAGTCCCATCCAGAAGCCGGGGTAGAGAGGCTGAGTGAACGTGGTCTTGGTCCTATGAAGCAGAGTCATCTTATCAGAGACGCTGTAGAAAGACAGCGTTCCAGACCCGTGGTCCAGAAACACTCCTATCCTGTTGGAGCACGGGACACCTATAGCTGTACTGTCCTTGTTGTGTTGGAAAGAGCAACCGAGATTGGAGCAGTCCAGGCTCCAGGACTTGGAATTGTGTCCCAGCTTGCTGtcgctccctccccctgtcctggtCATCCCTTTGTAGCACGCTCCTACGGAGACCCCCCTGGAGCCCTCCCACTCCACCTCCCAGTACCTGCGTCCGGTCAGGGGCTCTCGACACAGCACCTGGGCCCAGCTGGTGAAGCGCTCCGGGTTGTCCGGGTACAGCTGGGACTCTGACAGTGTGGTCGCCCCCTTCCTCCCGTCAGACACGCGCAGGTAGGGATTTGCTGTGTTGACGTCCAGCACCATGTCACTGCAATCTGGGATGAGGAAGCCAATGCTTTACAACTCGATTCCTTTTACAAGAGATGGGTAACCATGCGCTGTACCGTAAAACACACTTACATTGTAGGAATTCTGACCTGGTTTTTGGCTCTGTGTTGGCTGTGGTACTGTTGTTTGCTGTCAGAGACAGATTTTGGGTGATTATGCTGTAAATTGCTTGGTTTAATACTACCGTGTTAAATGTTCTTCCATTTCCCCCAGACATACCTCTCTGAAGAGTTGTAGTGGATTGTGGATTTGATTCCTGATGTGGGCTTTCTTCCTTTACTATAAACAAAACGTGAAAGTCAATAGAGGTAGTAATAGTTCAGCGTGTCATTGTGGGTACTCGGTACTtaccagggccggattaacaattttctgtgccctgggcaacaaggcTCAAGgagtgatataacattttagttgacattgtccagggccccttagatgtcatgtgcccctgggcaagtgcccagttgccctaatggttaatcctGCCTTGGTACTTACTCTTATCAGAGATCCTGTCGATTTCCttctcacacacttcctgtaaTCGATCGTGCAAGTCAACAAGGGCTCCTCTCAGGATTTTGTCCACAAAGCATGGATGGACGTTAATGCAGGGCAGATCCACAGACTGAGGAGGCTGATCGAGGGACCTGCACCTCTGCAAGGAGTTGTAACCGAAAATAACTCAAGTTAACGAATAAATCGATAAAGATAATTTAGTCAGTTGCGCCGATGCAAATACTACCACAGTATGTAAATGAAGGGAGGCTGTTTCagtacctggaggaaataaatgtGGTCCTCGGTGTGTGAAAGCTGCTCTAGCTCCGAGTCACTCTTCCTCAGTTTAGCGAGCTCCCTGTCCAGCTTCTCCAGTTGGGTTTCTGCCTGGCCGACAGCAGCCTTCTCCTGGGCCCGCATCTCCTCTCTGACCTCAGAGCGCCTTCTCTCGACGGAGCGGATCAGCTTGGAGAagaccctctcgctctcctccatgCCTGTCTCGGTGGCATGCTGGTCACAGCATTTGCAATGGTGTTTTTAACCCAAGTCTCACAGTATCATATGGAAAATGATAATTCTTTAGACTTATGTTATTAGAAAATGATCATTTATGGCATGCTGAATGGAGTGTTAGTACACTGGTGAAACTCACCTTGATGTATCTGATAATTTGCTTAAGCTTCTTTTCAATCTCCTTACATTTATGTATGGATTTTAAGGAAGCCTCATCTAGCTGTTTCTGTGAAAGAAAAGCAAGAGTCATATTTCCAAGTACCACACGTGACACACGTGTCATCGTGACTGGAAGAACATGTCGATTTTTTGTGAGCTACCTGTTGAGTTTTCCTCTCTGCTACGACTGAGACGGTGTCATGGTCCTTGTGGCTCTCCTTTGTACAAACAGTGCAGACACACTGCTGGTCAGTTCGACAATAGACTCTGAGCAGTTTGTTATGATGTGGACACAGCTTCTCTTTCAGTGAGCCCAAAGTTTGTatcagtttgtgtgttttcccaCAAAATTGTACCTCGTGTGCCATCAAGTGAGCGTCACAATAAGATTCCAAGCAAACGAGACAAGATTTCACGGCTTTGCTCTTTTTACTAGAGCAAATATCGCATTTCACAACATCCTCAGTCTTGGCACTTGGCTGTAGAGGCGTTCCACGTAATCCGGACCCTTGAAACTTCTCCACCACCTCTGCTAGGACTGTACTCCTGCTCAGTGTTGGTCTAGGACTGAAAGTCTGCCTACACTGAGGGCAGCAGAATTATGGCAAgccgttttaacatttatttctacaaacgtactagtcactattttaaagttactagtacttattctttagttactagtaactaatccaatagttactagtatataTTCccattttactagtaactttcattagatactagtaactattctttagttactagtaactaatccaatagttactagtatctattcccgttttactagtaactttcattagatactagtaactattctttagttactagtaactaatccaatagttactagtatctattcccgttttactagtaagttttcattagatactagtacctattttttagttactagtaactattccgaCATATCCCGAAAccaataagtactagtaactattgccaacaagatatctagttaacatgcaaattagctttagaagatatctagttaacatgcaaatgagCTTCtaaagatatctagttaacatgcaaattagctttagaagatatctagttaacatgcaaattagcttctgaagatatctagttaacatgcaaattagctgctGAAGACCACACCTCACAGAAGACAGCACCACAGAGAAAATATCAACGAACCGATTTGAGAAATGGCACACCTATGTGTAATTgaagaaataggacgaaaatgcAGAGCATTAGAAAGAGCTTTCCAACAAGCTAACATAAGCCACGCACGATTGATGCCGATTGAGTCATCACTTGTGAATTTAAGAAGACTGGACGGTATTTTATCGGTGGAGACAATGCAAGAACTTGTTGCTAGCCTTGAAGAACTCCGAgctctcatcaccaccacacatgcGATGTCAGGAGAGCACAGCGAAGACGCCTTTTCAGCCCCTCGTATGCCCTCAGGTAACGTTTGGATTTTACTTTTAGAATAACATTACTCGTACAATGGTAATATGGTGGTTAGCCAAATATACCTTGTATTAGAGATCCCTGTAGGTTATTACTTAAGATAGCTTGCTAGCTGTCGAGGGCCGATGTTATCTACCTTGACTTTACAGTATTGTCTTTATTAGCTACATTAGTTGCTAACGTTTCCTGACCATCTCTGCCCAACTTGTATCTCTAACTTATGTTCTCAGGCCAGCGAGGGAGACCTAAAATTGCCATAACAAGGCAGCAAATACAGTTCCTCGTGGGTCAAGGCTACACAGTCAAGCGGATGGGACAGCTGCTGAAATGTTCAGCATCTTTTTTATATCAGAAAACCAGAGCGCTTGGATTACCAATTAGGAGTTCCAGGTCAAGAACCCTAACCAATGAGGAACTTGAAGATCATATAAGAAGACTTCACAGACAGTTTCCAAGATCTGGAAATGAGGTGACATTGTTATAAGTGTATTATAACTAATCAGTATTTTTGTAACATTTTCTAGCATCCTGGCCCGTGTGATGTAGGCTAGCCTACACGTTTTCATTCTGAAAGTTTGTTGGCCTTTTTGTTAGCATAAATAGACGTATAATAGTGTTCATGCACTACCGCTCAAATGTTTAAGAACACCTAGGGTTATTAATGTTTTAGATAGAGTTTCACTAAGGTGACATTAAATTGATTAAAATAGATATCCAATACCTTACCAATGTTGCAAATATCTATCACTGTTGTAAATGACTGATTCATGATTACTAATGTAAATACAACTGCAGAGACATTTTCCTTTTAGCTCATTCATAATTAATTATGTTTGACTATTATTTCTGATATATTTAATGCCACCTTGGGGAATGAAGATTCAATTTTCTATCAAAACACGTCAATTtagtaaaaaaatgttttaccaaaGGTGTAAATTGCCTGTGGTTTCAGATGATGAGGGCATTGCTGCGAGCAGAAGGATTCTTTGTAAcacgacagagagtgagagcgatgcTGACTTATATTGACCCAGCGGCTGCTGCGCGAAGATGGAGTGCTACCGTGGCAAGAAGAACATACCATGTGCCATATCCCAACAGTCTGTGGCATATGGATGGAAACATGCGTCTCATCAGGTATTCAGTTGTATTTGACAATTAAATATGCACTGTTGTACCAAGCAAACTACTTTCTTCTTCAGTAACCAGCTTCCAAAAGCTGTAGAACATGTATTCCCTGATTATCAGAAATTCAGCATTTAAGATGGTCAGCTGGAAAGAGAAACTAGTTTGTTTCTTCTCATATTCTACAAATGGCACCATTAAAGATGTATTGTATATAACTGAGAAGTACTAATTTTGTTGACCAATAGTTTTTCCTTTACAGGTGGGGCTTAGTTGTTCATGGAGCCATAGATGGATACTCACGCCTAGTAACATACCTAAACTGTAATACAAACAACAAAGCTGTCACTGTACTTACACAGTTCTTGAAGGCAACATGCCTGTATGGACTCCCATCCAGAGTTCGCTCTGATCATGGTGGGGAGAACACACAAGTAGCATTGTTCATGAATATTGTCCAGGGTGTAGAGCGCAGTAGTCACATAACAGGGGAATCTGTTCACAACCAGAGGATAGAGCGCCTCTGGAGAGACGTGTTCCTGCAAGTTCTACACTACTTCTACAATGAATTCTACAGCCTAGAGGATGCTGCCATACTAGATCCAGAAAATGACATCCACAAGTTATCACTACACCTGACCTATCTACCAGAAATTCAACGTAGGTTGAACATGTTTAGAGAGGCCTGGAATCAGCACAGTCTAAGGACAGAAAACAACCGAACACCCTCACAGATCTGGACAGAGGGCATGCTGACCAACATAGAGGCAGACAGCACTCCCATCAACAACGTATTTGGTGATGACCCATATAGGGAGGACAGTTTAGAGGCCCTTCTGGCACAACATGGCATCAACAACTTTCCAACTGACATAGAAGAACAGTTCCCAGCTGTAGTTGTCCaacaactaaatgtaaatcttaacCACCAACAACAGCAAGACATTTTGAGGGCTATAGAGGGAATTGTGGACTTGAAAGTGAAATATAGGGTCATACACAGCATTGTTGGCTGCCCTCTCCCCGCACTGGAAGACCTACACAGATCCTGTGCCCAGAACATCATAAAAGACACTTCACACTCCTGGGCACTCCCTGTTTAAAATGTTGCCTTCAGGCAGACAATACAGATCAATCAAGGCAAGGACAAACAGACTAAAACAGTGTCTATCCAACTGCAATAACCACATACCAACATAATGTGCACAATGTTATGTATCatgtaatgactgtgtgtggttcTTTACGGTACAGTCTTAGGTATATTTATTTGAGTAATTTTAGCACTTTAGTAATTTTATCCTGATTTTTAAGTCAATGAATGATCCACTGACCGGAAGCACTTTAATTTCTTTGTACCTGTgacaatgacaataaagatcTATTCTATTCATTTGTGTTTGGGGGCACAGCCTGGCCCAAGGAAAATGCTGTAGACTGTAGTTACATGGAGATTTTTATTAATGGACCCAGTAGTGTTTGTTATGGGACAGTTTATACATGAGATGATCAATAAAACTACCATACCTGAGAAATCCCCAGAACAATATAATGATCAATTCTCGCAACTGGCTGAGCCTAAAACATCAGAACAATGGCCATTTGGTCTCATAGACAGAAGTCCTTGTATTCCACACGTACACTGGTACAACATGATACTAGTGTGTCCATTTCTCTCAGGCAGACAGTCTGAGAGATCAACCAGCCCAACACATATTTCCTACATTATCCTACACTAACTGCAGCTGAGGTGAGGCAGCGCAGATCAACCCTCGCAAGGCTCCTGGCCCAGACGGTATATCAGGTAGGGCCCTTGGGTTGTGCTGACCAGCTAGCAGGGGTCTTCAGTGacgtcttccacctctccctcagcctgtctgtacccCCCATCGCTTCAAGATGACCACCATtatccctgtgcccaagaacACCAAGGTCACATGTATGAACCACTATTGcccgatagcactgacctctgtcatcatgaagtgcttcgagcggctagtcaaatcattcctctgcccctcgctgccccccaccctggacccaatgcagtttgcataccggtccaacaggtctacagacgatgccatcGCTCTGACaatgcacaccgctctctcccacctggacaaagggaatacgtatgtgaggatgctgttcattgactacagctaagcattcaacaccattatcccctccagacttgtctccaagtttgtggacctgggactaagctCCTCCCTCTGCAAGTGGATCTTCAACTTCTTGACGGGGAAGCAGGTGGTGAGAatcggtgaccgcacctcatccacactgatcaccaacacaggcaccccccagggctgtgtgcttaaCCTTGTTCACTCACGATTGTGCGGcaacctccttgttaagtttgctgacgacacaaccatcgtgggcctcatctctgacagtgtcagcctacagagaggaggttgatgacCTGAaatcatggtgtcaggacaataacctctctctcaacatcagcaagaccaaggagatgattgtggactataggaggcggcaggaagaagagcatgcacccctacacatcaacggatccgaagtggaaggtcagctgcttcaagttcctcggggtgaacatcagtgATATGAAGATTTTCTATACATATGTgaggttgtctcttgctgtggtcaagaggtcacgcAGTGGGCCTTTGACAATACCCATATAGATCAGGGAATGTGCTCTGTTTAACCTTTGAGAAAAGTACAAACAATGAGTTATGACACATCACCAGTGTGCTATTTCTCCTGTGCATTAAGTTGTGAAATGTGTACTgt encodes the following:
- the ftr87 gene encoding tripartite motif-containing protein 16 produces the protein MAATSISVEQEQFSCPVCLDVLQDPVTIPCGHSYCMDCIEGYWNKDKQKGFCCPQCRQTFSPRPTLSRSTVLAEVVEKFQGSGLRGTPLQPSAKTEDVVKCDICSSKKSKAVKSCLVCLESYCDAHLMAHEVQFCGKTHKLIQTLGSLKEKLCPHHNKLLRVYCRTDQQCVCTVCTKESHKDHDTVSVVAERKTQQKQLDEASLKSIHKCKEIEKKLKQIIRYIKHATETGMEESERVFSKLIRSVERRRSEVREEMRAQEKAAVGQAETQLEKLDRELAKLRKSDSELEQLSHTEDHIYFLQRCRSLDQPPQSVDLPCINVHPCFVDKILRGALVDLHDRLQEVCEKEIDRISDKIKEESPHQESNPQSTTTLQRANNSTTANTEPKTRSEFLQYCSDMVLDVNTANPYLRVSDGRKGATTLSESQLYPDNPERFTSWAQVLCREPLTGRRYWEVEWEGSRGVSVGACYKGMTRTGGGSDSKLGHNSKSWSLDCSNLGCSFQHNKDSTAIGVPCSNRIGVFLDHGSGTLSFYSVSDKMTLLHRTKTTFTQPLYPGFWMGLGSTLKLGSPHKRVVWS